A portion of the Streptococcus urinalis 2285-97 genome contains these proteins:
- a CDS encoding ORF6C domain-containing protein — translation MSKELSKMNEKDALEVVKGMTLEDMMIEVLSSQKQVKASQEAIKKDVEEVRSLAIEIDKKVHIDDVEASEIKSIISKQAYGFAKEYFEASGKIASQNLFASKKGQFIRLQHSHLKHHFNVTKYTHIKHTDAEKAFSYLKSLTFDSFSLFEIRETPKQKEIIALEKGDVA, via the coding sequence ATGAGTAAAGAATTATCAAAAATGAACGAAAAAGACGCTCTTGAAGTCGTCAAAGGAATGACGCTTGAAGATATGATGATTGAGGTTTTATCTTCTCAAAAGCAAGTAAAAGCTTCCCAAGAAGCCATTAAAAAAGATGTTGAAGAAGTTCGGTCTTTAGCAATTGAAATTGATAAAAAAGTCCACATCGACGATGTAGAAGCTAGTGAAATCAAAAGTATTATCAGCAAACAAGCTTATGGTTTTGCTAAAGAATATTTTGAGGCATCAGGTAAAATCGCTAGTCAAAACCTATTTGCATCTAAAAAAGGTCAGTTCATCCGTTTGCAACATTCACATTTGAAACATCACTTCAACGTTACGAAATATACGCATATTAAGCATACTGATGCAGAAAAAGCGTTCTCTTATTTAAAATCACTAACATTTGACAGTTTCTCATTGTTTGAAATTCGTGAAACACCAAAACAAAAAGAAATTATCGCTTTAGAAAAAGGCGATGTAGCTTAG
- a CDS encoding DUF2441 domain-containing protein yields the protein MIAYHITHDTVEINQIYELLDPDLSIIRDDMKHIITDIYPEGLSRWGNYLYPQRSNTQNAGMIVYETIYEYERRLNFPDLPSRFQSIFATKSIEDLKIWLPTFQARNIPFFIWKIDTLDSSVIELDSNYLAGGDVFGLQAFSPVLTSFAANKYWKGSMTDNPRKELLVSPKIKFIENISNQFLDIF from the coding sequence ATGATTGCTTATCACATCACTCATGATACTGTTGAAATTAATCAGATTTATGAACTATTAGATCCTGATTTATCAATTATTCGAGATGATATGAAACACATTATTACTGATATCTATCCAGAAGGGTTATCTCGTTGGGGTAATTATTTGTATCCACAACGTTCAAATACACAAAATGCTGGCATGATAGTCTATGAAACAATTTATGAATATGAACGAAGATTAAATTTCCCGGATTTGCCATCTCGTTTTCAGTCTATATTTGCTACAAAATCTATTGAAGATTTAAAAATATGGCTACCTACTTTTCAAGCTAGGAATATTCCTTTTTTTATTTGGAAAATTGATACTTTAGATTCAAGTGTCATTGAACTTGACTCAAATTATCTGGCAGGCGGAGATGTTTTTGGGCTTCAGGCATTTTCTCCAGTTCTCACTTCATTTGCGGCAAATAAATATTGGAAAGGTAGTATGACAGATAACCCTAGAAAAGAATTACTTGTTTCTCCTAAGATAAAGTTTATTGAAAATATTTCTAATCAATTTCTGGATATCTTTTAG
- a CDS encoding DnaD domain protein produces the protein MYIDEVENNLFYQFPQWLLEEPYNTLSDKAKLVYMLLFDRRSLSVQNKWFDENGKVYMYFTNEQFMEILKCSNKTIVKAKKELHDLKLLNEVRQGINKPNRLYINGSVESTRQEVYKVHNGSVESTRQEVYKVHTINTNNINTNISNYDDKENRFFEQLENLWGKQFNGYEVQKMNYYLLEEKISNDLLKKAIEVSLANGARNMNYISAVLDNWIDNNITTIEQVESDQKLRKSNKEKGYYQKAKGQRFSQAELDELKKPDPKYGF, from the coding sequence ATGTACATAGACGAAGTAGAAAACAATTTGTTTTATCAGTTTCCGCAATGGTTATTAGAAGAACCATACAACACTTTAAGTGATAAAGCAAAATTAGTATATATGCTTTTATTCGATAGACGATCATTATCAGTACAAAATAAATGGTTTGATGAAAATGGAAAAGTATATATGTATTTCACAAACGAGCAATTCATGGAAATACTTAAATGCTCAAATAAAACAATAGTAAAAGCAAAAAAAGAATTGCACGATTTAAAATTATTGAATGAAGTTAGGCAAGGTATAAATAAGCCTAATCGCTTGTATATCAATGGAAGTGTAGAAAGTACACGTCAAGAAGTGTATAAAGTACACAATGGAAGTGTAGAAAGTACACGTCAAGAAGTGTATAAAGTACACACAATCAATACTAATAATATCAATACTAATATATCTAATTATGATGATAAAGAGAATAGATTTTTTGAACAACTAGAGAATCTTTGGGGAAAACAATTCAATGGTTACGAAGTGCAAAAAATGAACTATTACTTATTAGAAGAAAAAATTTCTAATGATTTACTGAAAAAAGCTATTGAAGTGTCATTAGCTAATGGTGCTAGAAATATGAATTATATTTCAGCTGTATTAGATAACTGGATTGATAATAATATCACGACTATTGAACAAGTTGAATCAGACCAAAAACTTAGAAAGTCTAATAAAGAAAAAGGCTATTACCAAAAAGCAAAAGGTCAACGCTTCTCACAAGCTGAACTAGACGAACTTAAAAAACCCGATCCAAAATATGGTTTTTAG
- a CDS encoding ATP-binding protein, whose translation MVLQQMMRAIGDGTRKGMLVSGYLVDTGKICEIHNTPIYLRTRPRGTESEFCWDCQQKAIDNKKNAVDIAYQNQAILAGGYAVFKRESILSAEIAKANFQNFKVENETDEKALNYAERLVRDYSKDMVGNAVIKGNAGVGKSHLSMSIAKQLNETFKSYNEKKSVLFISVSRLVQLVQDSFNQKDSKYTQERMTKLLTECDYLVLDDLGKESTTGNNVKPASDWTYRFLFNILDSRETTIINTNFSVKELQRIYDKPFTDRILKGAKNNIFSYPENAESKRY comes from the coding sequence TTGGTATTACAACAAATGATGAGAGCTATTGGTGATGGAACAAGAAAAGGCATGTTAGTAAGTGGCTATCTAGTAGATACTGGAAAAATATGCGAAATACATAATACACCTATTTATTTACGAACTAGACCCAGAGGAACTGAAAGCGAGTTTTGTTGGGATTGTCAACAAAAAGCAATAGATAATAAAAAGAATGCGGTTGATATTGCTTATCAGAATCAAGCTATCTTAGCTGGAGGTTATGCAGTTTTTAAACGTGAAAGCATTTTATCAGCAGAAATCGCAAAAGCGAATTTTCAAAATTTCAAGGTTGAAAATGAAACAGATGAAAAAGCACTAAACTATGCTGAAAGGCTAGTCAGAGATTACTCAAAAGATATGGTAGGCAATGCAGTTATCAAGGGTAATGCTGGAGTTGGTAAAAGTCATCTAAGTATGTCAATAGCTAAACAATTGAATGAAACTTTTAAATCATATAACGAAAAGAAAAGTGTGCTATTCATATCAGTTTCTAGGCTAGTCCAGTTAGTCCAAGACTCATTTAATCAAAAAGATTCTAAATACACACAAGAGAGAATGACAAAGTTACTGACTGAATGTGATTATCTTGTTTTAGATGATTTAGGAAAAGAGTCAACAACTGGCAATAATGTCAAGCCAGCTAGTGACTGGACATATAGATTCTTATTCAACATCTTAGACAGTCGAGAAACAACCATTATCAATACAAATTTTTCCGTTAAGGAATTGCAGCGTATATATGATAAACCTTTCACCGATAGAATTTTAAAAGGTGCTAAAAATAATATCTTCTCATATCCCGAAAATGCAGAAAGTAAGAGGTACTAA
- a CDS encoding siphovirus Gp157 family protein yields the protein MSLLYELKGIYEQLELMELDEETFQNTLDSIDFQEDLEDNLDYFAKLLANIEAKIDAYKKAKNDFYNKQKSEEVRKEKIKEKINSIMRMSNKKKIETELFKISTRDTKVVNIIDETKIPLKFMNETIKYTPIKKAIKEAIENGEVIEGAELGQNESVVIK from the coding sequence ATGTCATTACTATATGAATTAAAAGGTATCTATGAACAATTAGAGTTAATGGAGCTAGATGAAGAAACATTTCAAAACACACTTGACAGCATTGATTTTCAAGAAGATTTAGAGGATAACTTAGACTATTTTGCAAAACTTTTAGCAAACATTGAAGCAAAAATTGATGCTTATAAGAAGGCTAAAAATGATTTTTATAATAAACAAAAATCAGAAGAAGTCAGAAAAGAAAAAATTAAAGAAAAAATCAATAGCATCATGAGAATGTCAAACAAAAAGAAAATTGAAACAGAACTTTTTAAAATATCAACTCGTGACACAAAAGTAGTCAACATTATTGATGAAACTAAAATACCTCTAAAATTCATGAACGAAACAATCAAATATACACCTATCAAAAAAGCTATTAAAGAAGCTATTGAGAATGGTGAAGTGATTGAAGGAGCTGAACTCGGACAGAATGAAAGCGTGGTAATCAAATGA
- a CDS encoding ERF family protein: protein MINKSESISALSKALVKTQKEMKQPLKDANNPFFKSKYVPLENVVESVIESASKNGLAFTQYPSQDENGLVTVGTIMLHDSGEYMEFPPIKVKPVKNDPQAIGSAITYSKRYALSAIFGITSDQDDDGNEASKPVKKQQSSQQQNQRISKELVKAYEDNIQKVVEIIGKHDGSIMRWFLENLKVAKIEQITVNQQQEADKLINDLIKGANKNGH from the coding sequence ATGATAAATAAATCTGAAAGCATTAGTGCATTAAGCAAAGCACTAGTAAAAACACAAAAGGAAATGAAACAACCACTTAAAGATGCAAACAACCCATTTTTTAAGAGTAAATATGTACCGCTTGAAAATGTTGTAGAAAGTGTCATAGAAAGTGCATCTAAAAACGGGCTAGCATTTACTCAATATCCATCACAAGATGAAAACGGGCTTGTTACAGTAGGGACTATTATGCTGCATGACAGTGGGGAATATATGGAATTCCCGCCTATTAAAGTCAAGCCAGTTAAGAACGACCCGCAAGCTATTGGCTCAGCGATTACATATTCTAAACGATACGCATTAAGTGCAATCTTTGGAATCACAAGTGATCAAGATGATGACGGAAATGAGGCATCTAAACCAGTAAAAAAGCAACAAAGTAGTCAACAGCAAAATCAAAGAATAAGCAAAGAACTAGTAAAAGCTTATGAAGATAATATTCAAAAAGTAGTTGAAATTATTGGAAAACACGATGGAAGCATAATGAGATGGTTTTTAGAAAATCTAAAAGTAGCAAAAATTGAACAAATAACAGTAAACCAACAACAAGAAGCTGACAAATTAATAAATGATTTAATAAAAGGAGCAAATAAAAATGGACATTAA
- a CDS encoding RusA family crossover junction endodeoxyribonuclease, translating into MSKLNIPIEPKPQMRPRFSKFGTYENPDMAKWRKRVTQYIIENYDGDYFDGATSVEVTFYMKAPKTVSKEPTQRSRSKARQIYQNFISERIWHDKKIDIDNLIKAVFDSISKSEIVWKDDNLVCELHAKKLYSPNPRIEMEITQIDIN; encoded by the coding sequence TTGAGTAAATTGAATATACCAATAGAGCCTAAGCCACAGATGAGACCACGATTTAGTAAGTTTGGAACATATGAAAACCCAGATATGGCAAAGTGGCGAAAAAGAGTCACACAATACATTATAGAAAACTATGATGGGGACTATTTTGATGGTGCAACTAGTGTAGAAGTTACTTTCTACATGAAAGCACCTAAAACGGTCTCTAAAGAGCCTACACAACGTTCCAGAAGTAAGGCTAGACAAATATATCAGAATTTCATAAGCGAGCGTATATGGCACGATAAAAAAATTGACATAGATAATCTAATTAAAGCAGTTTTTGACTCAATTAGTAAGTCAGAAATTGTATGGAAAGATGACAATTTAGTATGCGAATTACACGCAAAAAAACTGTATAGTCCAAACCCAAGAATAGAAATGGAGATAACACAAATTGACATTAATTGA
- a CDS encoding DUF1642 domain-containing protein, with translation MNIEEAKQAIKRDLADVVIKQSGIFNILDQIELDQPKTVLKKEHAEWLEELKNEFPYNLPNQLYHITRQGWGYGLVFESNTGQKIKISNLDDGKLKKDLVNALIYGYTVQKEKLYVVEIPNPNVKGDNKIFLCKDDNAGKILICKGKFNPYKNKCLWLTETEIRKDFDWAWQFREEVE, from the coding sequence ATGAATATTGAAGAAGCGAAACAAGCGATTAAAAGAGATTTAGCAGATGTTGTCATTAAACAGTCAGGAATTTTTAATATTCTCGACCAAATCGAACTAGACCAACCAAAAACAGTCTTAAAAAAAGAACATGCAGAATGGTTGGAGGAATTGAAGAATGAATTTCCTTACAATTTACCTAACCAACTTTACCACATAACGAGACAAGGTTGGGGTTATGGATTAGTATTTGAATCTAATACAGGACAAAAAATAAAAATCAGTAACCTTGATGATGGAAAACTAAAGAAAGATTTAGTTAACGCTCTTATTTACGGATACACAGTCCAAAAAGAGAAGTTGTATGTTGTTGAGATTCCAAATCCGAACGTAAAAGGTGACAATAAAATATTTTTGTGCAAGGATGATAACGCTGGGAAAATATTAATTTGCAAAGGAAAATTCAATCCATATAAAAATAAATGTTTATGGCTCACAGAAACAGAAATCCGCAAAGATTTCGACTGGGCTTGGCAGTTTAGAGAAGAGGTAGAATAG